In Providencia alcalifaciens, the sequence CTGCTTGAAAACTTGTGCAGGGAAAAATTCACCCATGATGCCTAACGTTAAGTTCAGCGGCAGCTTTTAAGTTGCGGCTTTGTGGAATACTTTTGCGCAGCAAAACCACAAAGACGCGACTTAAAAGCTGTCCAAGGAGCGAAGCGACTGGTGCTGCAACGCATTGTTAGCCTTTTTTCCAAATCTGGTATGTATAATTTATATTAGACATAAAAAACTGTTCAAAAACCAAATTGAAATTCTCAGGCATTATAGGGAATTTGATATCACCTTCGACTTCAACGTGAACAGTAGACAAATGAATTATATCTGCTTTTTCAATAAGGCTATTATAGATTTGACCCCCGCCAGAGACATATACATGATCTGTAACTTTTGATAGCTCTTTCAAAGCATTTTCTATTGAAGGAAAAACTAGGACGTTTTCATTTGAGCTTGAAATTCCGTTCTTTGACACTACTGCATATTTGCGATTTGGAAGAACACCCATAGAGTCAAATGTTTTTCTTCCGACAAGGAGCCATTGATTATATGTGAGCGCTTTAAAGAGTAGTTGCTCACCTTTTACTGACCACGGGATATCAGGACCACTACCGATTACGCCATTTTCTGACACTGCAGAAATCAATGATATTTTCAATTTAACTCCCTTAATGGCTAACTTTGTTTTAGGGCGACTGCCCTGCTGCGTAACATCGTTGCTGCTCCATAACATCAAACATCGACCCACGGCGTAACGCGCTTGCTGCTTGGATGCCCGAGGCATAGACTGTACAAAAAAACAGTCATAACAAGCCATGAAAACCGCCACTGCGCCGTTACCACCGCTGCGTTCGGTCAAGGTTCTGGACCAGTTGCGTGAGCGCATACGCTACTTGCATTACAGTTTACGAACCGAACAGGCTTATGTCCACTGGGTTCGTGCCTTCATCCGTTTCCACGGTGTGCGTCACCCGGCAACCTTGGGCAGCAGCGAAGTCGAGGCATTTCTGTCCTGGCTGGCGAACGAGCGCAAGGTTTCGGTCTCCACGCATCGTCAGGCATTGGCGGCCTTGCTGTTCTTCTACGGCAAGGTGCTGTGCACGGATCTGCCCTGGCTTCAGGAGATCGGAAGACCTCGGCCGTCGCGGCGCTTGCCGGTGGTGCTGACCCCGGATGAAGTGGTTCGCATCCTCGGTTTTCTGGAAGGCGAGCATCGTTTGTTCGCCCAGCTTCTGTATGGAACGGGCATGCGGATCAGTGAGGGTTTGCAACTGCGGGTCAAGGATCTGGATTTCGATCACGGCACGATCATCGTGCGGGAGGGCAAGGGCTCCAAGGATCGGGCCTTGATGTTACCCGAGAGCTTGGCACCCAGCCTGCGCGAGCAGCTGTCGCGTGCACGGGCATGGTGGCTGAAGGACCAGGCCGAGGGCCGCAGCGGCGTTGCGCTTCCCGACGCCCTTGAGCGGAAGTATCCGCGCGCCGGGCATTCCTGGCCGTGGTTCTGGGTTTTTGCGCAGCACACGCATTCGACCGATCCACGGAGCGGTGTCGTGCGTCGCCATCACATGTATGACCAGACCTTTCAGCGCGCCTTCAAACGTGCCGTAGAACAAGCAGGCATCACGAAGCCCGCCACACCGCACACCCTCCGCCACTCGTTCGCGACGGCCTTGCTCCGCAGCGGTTACGACATTCGAACCGTGCAGGATCTGCTCGGCCATTCCGACGTCTCTACGACGATGATTTACACGCATGTGCTGAAAGTTGGCGGTGCCGGAGTGCGCTCACCGCTTGATGCGCTGCCGCCCCTCACTAGTGAGAGGTAGGGCAGCGCAAGTCAATCCTGGCGGATTCACTACCCCTGCGCGAAGGCCATCGGTGCCGCATCGAACGGCCGGTTGCGGAAAGTCCTCCCTGCGTCCGCTGATGGCCGGCAGCAGCCCGTCGTTGCCTGATGGATCCAACCCCTCCGCTGCTATAGTGCAGTCGGCTTCTGACGTTCAGTGCAGCCGTCTTCTGAAAACGACAATGGAGGTGGTAGCCGAGGGTGTGGAAACACCCGACTGCCTTGCGTGGTTGCGGCAGGCGGGTTGCGACACGGTGCAGGGTTTCCTGTTCGCCAGGCCGATGCCGGCGGCGGCCTTCGTCGGCTTCGTCAACCAATGGAGGAACACCACCATGAACGCCAATGAACCGAGCACCAGTTGCTGCGTGTGCTGCAAGGAAATCCCGCTCGATGCCGCCTTCACGCCGGAAGGGGCCGAGTACGTGGAGCATTTCTGCGGGCTGGAGTGCTATCAGCGCTTCCAGGCGCGGGCCAGCACTGCGACCGAAACCAGCGTCAAACCGGACGCTTGTGATTCGCCGCCGTCAGGTTGAGGCATACCCTAACCTGATGTCAGATGCCATGTGTAAATTGCGTCAGGATAGGATTGAATTTTGAATTTATTGACATATCTCGTTGAAGGTCATAGAGTCTTCCCTGACATTTTGCAGGGAATTCCATGACTGGACAGCGCATTGGGTATATCAGGGTCAGCACCTTCGACCAGAACCCGGAACGGCAACTGGAAGGCGTCAAGGTTGATCGCGCTTTTAGCGACAAGGCATCCGGCAAGGATGTCAAGCGTCCGCAACTGGAAGCGCTGATAAGCTTCGCCCGCACCGGCGACACCGTGGTGGTGCATAGCATGGATCGCCTGGCGCGCAATCTCGATGATTTGCGCCGGATCGTGCAAACGCTGACACAACGCGGCGTGCATATCGAATTCGTCAAGGAACACCTCAGTTTTACTGGCGAAGACTCTCCGATGGCGAACCTGATGCTCTCGGTGATGGGCGCGTTCGCCGAGTTCGAGCGCGCCCTGATCCGCGAGCGTCAGCGCGAGGGTATTGCGCTCGCCAAGCAACGCGGGGCTTACCGTGGCAGGAAGAAATCCCTGTCGTCTGAGCGTATTGCCGAACTGCGCCAACGTGTCGAGGCTGGCGAGCAAAAGACCAAGCTTGCTCGTGAATTCGGAATCAGTCGCGAAACCCTGTATCAATACTTGAGAACGGATCAGTAAATATGCCACGTCGTTCCATCCTGTCCGCCGCCGAGCGGGAAAGCCTGCTGGCGTTGCCGGACTCCAAGGACGACCTGATCCGACATTACACATTCAACGATACCGACCTCTCGATCATCCGACAGCGGCGCGGGCCAGCCAATCGGCTGGGCTTCGCGGTGCAGCTCTGTTACCTGCGCTTTCCCGGCGTCATCCTGGGCGTCGATGAACTACCGTTCCCGCCCTTGTTGAAGCTGGTCGCCGACCAGCTCAAGGTCGGCGTCGAAAGCTGGAACGAGTACGGCCAGCGGGAGCAGACCCGGCGCGAGCACCTGAGCGAGCTGCAAACCGTGTTCGGTTTCCGGCCCTTCACCATGAGCCATTACCGGCAGGCCGTCCAGATGCTGACCGAGCTGG encodes:
- the dfrA17 gene encoding trimethoprim-resistant dihydrofolate reductase DfrA17, whose product is MKISLISAVSENGVIGSGPDIPWSVKGEQLLFKALTYNQWLLVGRKTFDSMGVLPNRKYAVVSKNGISSSNENVLVFPSIENALKELSKVTDHVYVSGGGQIYNSLIEKADIIHLSTVHVEVEGDIKFPIMPENFNLVFEQFFMSNINYTYQIWKKG
- a CDS encoding recombinase family protein — translated: MTGQRIGYIRVSTFDQNPERQLEGVKVDRAFSDKASGKDVKRPQLEALISFARTGDTVVVHSMDRLARNLDDLRRIVQTLTQRGVHIEFVKEHLSFTGEDSPMANLMLSVMGAFAEFERALIRERQREGIALAKQRGAYRGRKKSLSSERIAELRQRVEAGEQKTKLAREFGISRETLYQYLRTDQ
- the intI1 gene encoding class 1 integron integrase IntI1 — encoded protein: MKTATAPLPPLRSVKVLDQLRERIRYLHYSLRTEQAYVHWVRAFIRFHGVRHPATLGSSEVEAFLSWLANERKVSVSTHRQALAALLFFYGKVLCTDLPWLQEIGRPRPSRRLPVVLTPDEVVRILGFLEGEHRLFAQLLYGTGMRISEGLQLRVKDLDFDHGTIIVREGKGSKDRALMLPESLAPSLREQLSRARAWWLKDQAEGRSGVALPDALERKYPRAGHSWPWFWVFAQHTHSTDPRSGVVRRHHMYDQTFQRAFKRAVEQAGITKPATPHTLRHSFATALLRSGYDIRTVQDLLGHSDVSTTMIYTHVLKVGGAGVRSPLDALPPLTSER